The Jaculus jaculus isolate mJacJac1 chromosome 1, mJacJac1.mat.Y.cur, whole genome shotgun sequence nucleotide sequence CTTTCCTCTGAGGACCTGCTTTAAGCCATCATTATCTaattaggtctttttttttttttttttttttggtgctgaggactgaacccagggcctgtgcTTGCTAGGAAAGcattcatccactgagctaaatccccaacccctaaattaggtctttttaaaaacattttacttttatgtatttatttatttaagagagagaaagaggcagagagagggaatgagacggagagagagagagagaattggaataccagggcatccagccactgcaaatgaattccagacgcatgggccaccttgtgcatctggtttacacgggtcctggggaatcaaatctgggtcctttggcttttgcaggcaagtgccttaacaactaagccatctccccagccctatgtcTTTTTTGattcagtaatttattttttcagatgaCACATAAAAAAATCCTTGGTCATGGCAGAAAATCAAGCAATCATCTCCAACAAATAAGGAATATACATTCTCTTCAGACCCAGATGAAGTATTCTCTAAAAATTGATCAAATATTGAGCCATAAAGgaagtctcaataaataaatatcaaatagtCTGTAGCATGCAGTCTTTAGTCTCTggccacaataaaataaaattagaaaagagtaacaaaaaaataactgacagtcttcaataattttgaaaacaaaaacttaCTGTAAAACATCTGTTGATCCCAGGAGATATAATTAAGGAATATTTCACTGACAATAGGACCATTGTTTATCAGGACCTGTAAAATGTAACTAAAATTCAGTTctgatttctgtatttttaagaAACGCTTAAAATCaggaagcaggggctggagagatggctcaacagctaaggtacacaaagtggcacatgcatccaagtgcatttgcagtggctagagtccccagtgcacccattctttctctctgtcattccttgcaaataaataatttttaaaaatctatacaaAAAACATTTAACTCATTAAGTTAGAAAAACAACTGAATACCAAAGAAAGTAAACCAAaggaagcaaatgaaaaaaaaaaaaaaagtagaacattAACATAGAAAAGCAACCCCACAAGATTAAGCTGGGTGTGTGATTACTGGTCTGTGATCCCAGCCAGAGGAGCTTACTGCTTTGGCTAAAATgtaaattttcataatattgattcttcccaacTGTGAGCAGCgtttatgtgtgtgcgtgtgtgtttaaaTTTCTTTCATTAGTGATTGAtgattttcattatagagatctttctcttctttggtcaTATTTATTCTTAAGTTCTTTTTGTAACTCTTGTAAATGTGATtgctttcttgattttttcagtTCAGATAATACcgttgtctatctatctatagttcttatatatttttgctgagttttttttttgtttgtttgtttgttttttgaggtagggtctcactctagcccaggctgacctggaattcactatggagtctcagggtggcctggaacttacagtgatcctcctacctctgcctcccaagtgctgagattaaaggcatgcaccaccacgcccggctttgctgagtttttagtttttcaacttaaaaaaatattttatttttatttatttatttgacagaaaaagagggagggaggaagggaagaagagacagagacagagagaatgggcatgccaaggcataaCTTGGGAACAGAAGACTGCCCTCCCAATTTATTACATCTTCCCCATCCAGGATCTGAAAGTAAACATCTTTGGGTTTCCCTTAATACTGCAGTGTTTTACATATGTACTTTCCATCTGACAAACCAGGTGCTACACAAAGCCAGGTTTCCTGAGATGCTGGGAGAATGCAAGGTTATTCTAGTGCAAGGAATGCCCAGGCAGACATAAACTGGACATTGGTCAGACAAGTTCACCTACCAGTAAACATGTTTCCTGTGCAAGGAACTTTCTGGTTATGTATTGGAGAAGGCATAATTCAGTCTGCCTGGTAAGAGTCATGTGAGAGACACATGGCTATTGTGCTAGAAAACCCAGTTTAGGtaagaaaattttgttttcttacggcactggaaattgaatccagggccttgtacatgggCAGACATTATGTCATTGAACTATGCCCCTTGCCCTGGCATCCCAGTTTAATTGCAGTCTCTCAAAGCAAGTTAAAACAATtacctttgaatttttttttttttttcctaggtagggtctcactctaacccaagctgacctggaattcactatggggtctcaggttggcctcgaactcatggcgatcctcctacctctgcctcccaagtgctgggaataaaggcttgtgccaccacacccggcttgcctttgaatttttaaaaatcaatcataAGAAAGattttgaaggggctggagagatgatttatcagtttaggcgcttgcctgaagagcctaaggacctgagttcaattccccagtatccatataaagccaaatgcacaaagtggtttcatgtgtctggagttcatttgtagtgactagaggctctgttgcacccattatttctctatctgcctctttctttctctttctgctaaataaataagtgaaaagacACTGAAGATGCATTCTGTTCAGCAGTCACCTCAGTGAGCCATAGAAATTATTCTAATTTGGTAAGTCATTTCAGCTTTAATTCAAAGGACTAATTTCAAAACCAAAGCATATTCAGTTGTAGTAATTTGAATGATGGTGTTGGTAAAGCCAAGGTAATTAGAGTTTGGTAGAAATGCCTTTAAACCATGGGCTCAGTTGTTCCAAAGTAGATGACTACTAGGGAGGTAGTCATCGTTCTTAGCAGGTGTTCAGGAGCTCAAGTTTCAGGCTGACTTGTGTTGGTGTCCTGTGTTCATCTATTGGCTGTGTTCTTTGAGTAAGTTTCTTAACATCTCTGGACTTTAATTTGCTTATCTGGAAGATGAGGATTATAATAGTTATAacatcataaaaattaaataaatttactgttttgttttgttttgtttttcaagatagggtctcactctggctcaggctgacctggaattcactatgtagtctcagggtggccttgaactcacagcaatcttcctacctctgcttccggtgtgctgggattaaaagcatgcaccaccatgcctggctcaatttattgtatttttaacacTGGGATCTACTGTGCCTGACCTATGGTAATTATTTAAGACTTGATGGTGGGTATACTATAGTACATAAAATAGTCTAGAACAATATACAGATGCACCTTGACTTGATGAAGCCATGACCCAGTAGACTCATCATTCATACATACCATCAATGGGAAATGCATTTAATGTATCTACCTTTCTCATAACTCACAACATTGTTCTTTGGAGAATGTCAGTTGTTTATCCTTGTGATTTCATAGTTAACTGGGAATTGTAGCTCATTGTTGCTTGCCAGCATTAGACCATGTGTTCCTAACCTTGGAAAAAATTCCAAgtatgggctagagatatggcttaacagtaaGGTGTtggcctacaaagctaaaggacctcggttcaattccccagtacccacataagcccacacaaggtggagcatgcatctggagttcatttgcagtggctggaagccctggtgtgcccatcccctctctctcactttgcctctttccatctctcagataaataaacaaaaataaaatatttttaaaaattccaagtaTGACTTCTGTACCATAATAAACTCAGACTGTCATGTGAAGACAGTTAAGGTGGGCATTGTCTACAGTCTATTTGACCTGATCATCTTCATTCTATTTGTTAGGATATACACTCTTACACTGTGCTGCAGCCTGGGGTCGTCTGGAAACTTTGAAGGCATTAGTGGAACTGGATGTTGATATAGAAGCTTTGAACTTCCGGCAAGAAAAAGCTCGGGATGTTGCTGCTCGGTATTCCCAGACTGAGTGTGTTGAATTTCTGGACTGGGCAGGTATGGAGCTAATGTATTGTTAAACTAATTGAGGCGATGGAAAGAGATGATTAGCATTTTGACCTTCCTGCTaggcattttattttctgttgacaGTAGTATATGAAAACTACCTTCATTCTCCTTTTTATGCACTTTTCTATTGGCTAAAGCCTTGTACTTAATAAAACTGTATACATTGAAAGCTCATTGGGCCAgggagatatctcagcagttaaaggcacttgtttgcaaagcctggtgacccaggttcaattccctagtacctacataaaaccaggtgcacaaaatggtgcatgagtTTAGAGTGagtttgcagaagcaggaggccctggcatgcccattttctccctatctctctcttaaataaaaaatattttaaaaaagaaagcttattAATTTTGCAACATCTAACAATTAAACCATACAACAGTTTTAAACATATATGTTCAAGGCTGCTTTCTGAGAGATCCAGATAAAATATTCCTTAAATGTTTGAAAAATGGcatattttagtaaaatatttgaTTCCCTAGATAGAAAATGTGGTAATAGTaattagaaataattttcttAGACAAAGTAAATTATGGTATTAGTAAATCCAATAATAACTACCCTTACAACAAGGGAAAACTTCTGAGAGCTATCATTTTTAATTTGGTTCCTGATTATATGGGCATTCTAATCATGACAATTTATTGAGCTATACACGTGATTTTTCACTTTTATGGGtatattatatttaaatgcaaacattaaaaaactatGTGCTGTTTTCAATTTTGCAGTATCTTGCTTGGATCATTCCACAGCTCTGTAGAACACAGCTGGAAGAGCATTTAGGGAGGTGTGTTGTGTAAACAACTTTCATAAAAACCAATGATTATGAACTTCAAAGCATTCATTTTGCATGGTTCTCTGTATTCATGCTTTAAGTAAGCCTTTGTTGAGAGTGCGCTCTGTTAAGTATGTCAGTATTGTAAGTACAGTCAGCTGTTCTTGCCTTCTGTTTATTAGCAGAGCTACAAATCATTCAATGATTACATAAGATTATTAGAAAGACTACTATTGAGAGTAAAAACTGGCAGAGAATGTGTGGAGAAACATAAGTATAACCTCCATTCTGTGGAGAACAGGAAGTCAATATGTTGGGGTTGAGCTGGGCTTTGTAGAATGAACAGGATTTGAATAtacaataaaaaggagaaagggcaTGCACAGTATCTTAGATATGGGAGCAAAAGTGAATGTTGGGAGAAAGTtataagattgttttttttttttttttttgactgggcatagtggtgcatgcctttaatcccagccctggggaggaagagataggtggatcatcatgagtttgaggctatcctgagactacatagtgaattccaggacagaaaaacaaagcaaaacaaaaaaaattgttttttggaaCCATAAGTCATGGTTTCCAAAGGTAGGCTATAGCATGATATTAAAGAGTCAAGTCATGGCTTTTTGAAATTGCTTGAGTATAAACACTGGTGTTTCCTTTTGAAGCCTATATGAGCTTGGGCAGGGCACTTAAATTCTCTATACCTGAGTTTTCTGAAAGGGGGATCAGTAATAGTTCATCTTAAGAGTTGTGAAAATTCAATGACATGTAAAGCACTTAGCGCAATACCTGTTAGATGTGGTCAGTGCTTGAAAAAGTTGCTCCTATAGTTACTGCCTGCTATACCCTTACATGCCAGGttaggtattttaattttattctggaTCTACTTTAGTAaggatggattttttttcagttaatgGAAATCCAGGCTTCTCTGAAAAATTTCAGTAAAAATTGTGGCAAAAATTTTTAcaatggctctccaaagaagcCTTGTTATCCTCAGATAAGCTGTCCCAGTAGATTTCTTTTGTAATCTTCATATTTGCCCAAGCTGTATTTGTATCTGCTGAGATTTAGCATCCTTTGACTTCTCTCCTCCTTTACTCTTCTTCCTCTTTAATGTGCGGTGCCTAACTTTCTTAGGAGAATGTTGGGACACCTGCCTCAGGAACTTGGTCATCATTGATGTGGTGTTTAGCAGTCTGCAGAGTACTTGGTCAAAGTCATAGATGGATGGGCTTTCTAGATCATCATCGTATTTATCTAAAGAGGCTTGTTGTTTCAGCTGAagggagaaaaacaaataatgtCAATTTTTATCTTGCTTCAAATTGAGTTTATATTCTGAATAAATAAACTACAAATGCTCACACATCATTATTTATGCAAACAATAGGCTACTATAGGTCTAAGTGCAGAAGAAATACTCTTTTTGGTGTTCAACCTAAGATCAATCATTATGACCATTAACAGTCATTTAGTGTTTAATACTTGAGTACTCTACCAAGAGAAATTATTTGAATATTGgcaaaatgttttctttactaAACAAGATCACTATGTAatgccatatatgtatatatatgttacttgtttttttttgttgttgttgtagtgctgggtattgaacctggagCCTTGAGAACACCaagcaggtgctctaccactgagccacattcctagCCCcagatatattttgaaaataagcaAACATTTATAGGCTAAATCATTCTCAAGTTCTAGGTTTTCTGTTTGGTCAATAAGCATTTAAGATTGCCTTAAACTATGGTGCCACCTATTGGCAAAATGGGAAATTAAGAGCTCTATTTCCCAGAAAGTTATCCTAACATTAGAAATTAGTTGACAGTCCTTTAAAAGAGTTCATGCCAGCTTTGTACTTAGCTTTCTTCAGTGGATTCTGAATGCCCCTAAGGGATCTCTTGATCCATATCATTTTATGAGGCAGATGACTTACTTCAGAGAACAGGCAGGCAGCTTCATTTCTTATATTCTATATACTGCTTCTCACTGTTCTTTTGGTGTGTTTTGTAacttgaaataaaagaaaagaaaagaaaacaccagggctggagggctggcttagcggttaaggcatttgcctgcaaagccaaagaacccaggtttgattccccaggacttacataagccagatgcataaggtggcgcatgtgtctggagttcgtttacagtggctgtaggccttggtgcgctcgttctctctctctgtctctctcaaataaacaaacaaataaatgaaaaacacctttggattatttaaaaaaaactttaggaTTCAACACACATTCATCGAGGAGCTGGTATTTGCTCCTCACCATGCTAGCTAatggggatgggggagggaagggctgCAAAGAAGGGTAGCTTTCAAAGAAGCAGATAATCTTTGCCATAAACTTTGAGATTCTATAACTCTTACTGTTTGGGTCACACATTCacctttttttggtgtttcttccATTTCATCCATAGGTAATGCacagataaaacaaacaaaattaaaaaaagagcttGTGCTAAAATGTAAATGAGGTATAAAGAACTCTGAAATAGATCCATGCTGGCGAAGCTGCAGAAGAGTCTGTCCAGAGGATAAGGGAGACAGTACGATGGAGGAGGCTTAACCTGCAGATAGTATACTTCTTCAGGAAAAATCTCCCATCCAACCTTTGCCCAGATTGTTCCGTCACAAATGCAGAAGCTCTCGCTGAAGAAGCAGATAAACAACACAGGAATTAGGGTTAGTCCTTGATGAGACATATTCCTGTTGTAgctgaaaaaaaattttgagtttaaaaattggccaaaaaaaaaaagaaaagaaaatgccgaGTATTAGTTAATACTGCTTAATTCAAGGCCTTTCAGATAATCTTGCCCATCAGCCAGTTTTACCCAGCACATATACAGTGGTAACCATTCTCTAGCATCATCAGTCATTGTGGCTCACAGATAAGTTTGGTGACATCATAAAGAAATGCACTATAATGAAAAAGTGTCACTCAGCCAATCATCCTAGGTTTCTGAGAGAtgcttttagtgttttttttactAGAATATTTTGAagtacttctatttttaaaatctgattaACTTAGTTATAGTTAAATTCAATGATAGATATGCAAGTATACTAATACAATCTCATGACAAAAGTTACTTATAtccttgaggctggggagattgctcagtagttaaaggttcttgcttacaaagcttgttggcctgggttcaattaccccaCCACCCATGGGAAACTgggtgggcatttgtttgcatcaACAGGAGACCTGGAGATCCTGTGTTGTATGtaattactttctctttgctgggattgaaagtaactgatgggaggaaagcctttattttggcttatagtctcgaggggaagcttcatgatggcaggaggatgcatgacatgagcagaggctggacatcacctctgagATAGCCAGTTTACAATAGTAGCAACAGAGTGAGCCATACTTTGGCAAGCTATAACACCCAAaatccacccccaataatacacacCTCCCAATttgccaccagctagagaccaaacattcaaacacatgagtttatgggagagatctgattcaaaccaccacaccctggtaCACCATGGCCCCTCCAAACACAtaggcaaataaattttaaaaaatctccgaTGTGGCATAGTCAGGTAATGAGTGAGGGGTGCTGACAGTGGTATGGTATATGGAAAAAGATGGATGTTGAGGTGGCCTGGTATATGACAAAAGGTGGGATGTAGCTTTTGTTTTAAGGAGCTTATAACTTCagataaaaacaaaagccaaagtaGTAACAAAAGTTatgatagggatggagagattgcttagtggttaaggcacttacctgcacagccaaaggattcaagttcgattcttcagtacccacataaagccagatacacaaagtggtgcatgtgtctggagttggtttgcagtagctagaggccctggcatgcccattgtctctttataTATagctgcctctttatctttctcaagtaataagtaaaatattttcaaaactattttagggggctggagggatggcttagtggttaagggacttgtgtgaaaagcctgaagacccatgttcgactctttaggtcctatgtaagccaatgcacaaggtgatgcaagcgtgtaaggtcgcacatgctcacaagttgacacatgtgtctagagttcaattacaatggctggaggacctggcttgctaattctttctctctttctctcactctcgctcttgctctctttcataaaaagtagggtagtctgttgggcttgcctaaaaaaaaattagggttggagagatggcttagcagttgaggcacttgcctgtgaagcctaaggacccaggttcatttttccagaatccatgtaagccagatgcacatggtggtgtatgcatctgtagtttgtttgcagtggctagtggccctgatgcacacattctcattctctctaataagtaaataaacaattaaatattaaaaatatgggctggagagatggtttagcggttaagcgcttgcctgtgaagcctaaggaccctggttcgaggctcggttccccaggtcccacgttagccagatgcacaagggggcacacgcgtctggagtttgtttgcagaggctggaggccctggcgcgcccattctctctctctccttctatcggtcttcctctctgtgtctgtcgctctcaaataaataaaaaaaaatattaaaaatatgatagTATAAAATGAGGTTTATATCAATTATGAACAGTCACAAAAGCAACAAGTTCTGCCTGGGGGAATTACAAGATTTAGTAGAAGTGTATTTGCTTGGTCCTTGAAGAGTAAGTGGGATTTTGGTGGGTAGTAATGTGAAGACAACATCTTAGAACCACCAAGAAATTCTGTGTAAGTGTACATCAAATAGCTAAGTGCTAGTTATGTGTTAAGTATTGCTCTAGGAATAGATAGTAcataagtaaatcaaaaataaaacaggaggTTACTATTTACTATAGAGACAAAATTATGGCTATCTAAACCTGTATATCTATGGAGAAAAATAGAGTGGTAAAGGGGAAGTaagtgcctctagctgctgattcatctctccagctcatggtaAGGGGGTTGAGAAGTTGCCAacaacaagtgtgtgtgtgtgtgtgtgtgtgtgtgtgtgtatgagaaagagagtgtgtgttaTTAAGAGACATCTTGGATAAGGGAATGCTTGAATAGAGATTTGAAGGCACCAAAGGAGGGAGCCATGATGGGAGGCACAATATGAAGGAATAGAAGTGAATAATGGAAAGACTTTGAAAGAATGTTGGAGAAGATGAAGTTGGCAAGATAGT carries:
- the Tex50 gene encoding testis-expressed protein 50, which codes for MSHQGLTLIPVLFICFFSESFCICDGTIWAKVGWEIFPEEVYYLQVKPPPSYCLPYPLDRLFCSFASMDLFQSSLYLIYILAQALFLILFVLSVHYLWMKWKKHQKKLKQQASLDKYDDDLESPSIYDFDQVLCRLLNTTSMMTKFLRQVSQHSPKKVRHRTLKRKKSKGGEKSKDAKSQQIQIQLGQI